From Aristaeella lactis, the proteins below share one genomic window:
- a CDS encoding LCP family protein, translated as MRKLFALILVLTLLPLIPVFAENTAPAEPSVTLSPEEWVKQHVDENTPLSIEVVPYDELPPVVEGQHHYLLLCIDQWVRDARPDGIGVPKYATGGRKDMYGNTDGIVLLTLDTRAHRIMLTSFIRDALIKKTNLEESSGEDKYGRINRVYNDYGPEVLCRIISQHIGVRVEKYILFTFKQIANIVDYLGGVEIELNEAEIAALKYTVLRGTVTDPNGHDLQSGGHHPAGVYTFKTTEWAEKQNRVTEANQKDDASKVVKRTGGCSAVLYMRIRKFGGGGDFMRTQRARTVLSLLADKCRTMTWEDAKALANNILENNNKTNMNLDDMIQAAEYAFSLRQCTIEELRIPMEGAVRSHHYAGMATQEVNWPYCREQMYDYLQNSFLVADDDDLDF; from the coding sequence ATGCGGAAACTCTTTGCTTTGATCCTTGTGCTCACACTGCTCCCGCTGATCCCGGTTTTCGCGGAAAATACGGCGCCGGCCGAACCGTCTGTCACGCTCTCCCCGGAAGAGTGGGTCAAACAGCATGTGGATGAAAACACACCGCTGAGCATTGAAGTTGTTCCTTATGATGAGCTTCCTCCCGTGGTGGAAGGGCAGCATCATTATCTTCTGCTTTGTATCGACCAGTGGGTCAGGGATGCCCGTCCGGACGGGATCGGCGTTCCCAAATACGCCACCGGCGGCCGTAAGGACATGTACGGTAATACAGACGGTATCGTCCTGCTCACCCTGGATACCCGTGCCCACCGTATCATGCTGACCTCTTTCATCCGTGACGCGCTGATCAAGAAAACCAATCTGGAGGAATCCTCCGGAGAGGATAAATACGGCAGGATTAACCGCGTATACAATGACTACGGACCCGAGGTCCTGTGCCGGATCATCAGCCAGCACATCGGCGTGAGGGTCGAAAAGTACATTCTCTTCACCTTCAAGCAGATCGCGAATATTGTGGACTATCTCGGCGGCGTGGAGATCGAACTGAACGAAGCCGAAATCGCTGCCCTCAAATACACTGTTCTCCGCGGAACCGTCACCGACCCCAATGGTCATGACCTGCAGTCCGGCGGCCATCATCCTGCCGGTGTCTACACCTTCAAGACAACCGAGTGGGCGGAAAAGCAGAACAGGGTAACCGAAGCCAACCAGAAGGATGACGCCTCCAAAGTGGTCAAGCGCACCGGCGGCTGCTCCGCGGTTCTATACATGCGTATCCGCAAATTCGGCGGCGGCGGTGACTTCATGCGTACCCAGCGTGCCCGGACAGTGCTGAGCCTGCTGGCAGACAAATGCCGCACCATGACCTGGGAAGACGCCAAGGCCCTCGCCAACAATATCCTGGAGAACAACAACAAGACCAACATGAACCTGGATGACATGATTCAGGCAGCCGAATACGCCTTCTCCCTGCGCCAGTGCACCATTGAGGAACTGCGTATCCCCATGGAAGGCGCTGTCCGTTCCCATCACTATGCCGGTATGGCCACCCAGGAAGTCAACTGGCCCTACTGCCGTGAGCAGATGTACGACTACCTCCAGAACAGCTTCCTTGTCGCTGATGATGATGATCTGGACTTCTGA
- a CDS encoding NAD(P)/FAD-dependent oxidoreductase — MDYDVLIIGAGPGGIFTAYELTEKAEKPLKAAVFELGRELSKRKCPIDGEKVKSCVRCKTCSIMSGFGGAGAFSDGKYNITNDFGGSLHEHVGKGRALDLMRYVDEINLKYGGEGTKLYSTANTSIRKTCLQNGLHLLDAQVRHLGTDINYVVLDNLYNELKEKVDFFFETAVASVTREGEGYRVTLEDGKSYTAPCCVISVGRSGSKWMEGVCRDMGIPTKSNRVDIGVRVELPAQVFSHLTDELYESKIVYRTEKFEDLVRTFCMNPHGAVVSENTNGIVTVNGHSYEDPAKHTDNTNFALLVSKHFSEPFKDSNGYGESIARLSNMLGGGVIVQRFGDLVRGRRSTPGRIADSFVTPTLAATPGDLSLVIPKRILDGIIEMIYALDKIAPGTANDDTLLYGVEVKFYNMEVELDENLETAYPGLYVIGDGSGVTHSLSHASASGVHVARRILQNL, encoded by the coding sequence ATGGATTATGATGTGCTGATCATCGGGGCAGGCCCGGGAGGCATTTTTACAGCTTATGAACTGACGGAAAAGGCGGAAAAACCGCTGAAAGCCGCTGTGTTTGAGTTGGGCAGGGAACTGAGCAAACGCAAATGCCCTATCGACGGGGAAAAAGTCAAATCTTGCGTACGCTGCAAGACCTGCTCGATCATGAGCGGCTTTGGCGGCGCAGGCGCCTTCTCCGACGGCAAATACAACATCACCAACGATTTCGGCGGAAGCCTGCATGAACACGTGGGCAAGGGCCGGGCGCTGGATCTGATGCGCTATGTGGATGAGATCAACCTGAAATACGGTGGGGAGGGGACTAAACTTTACTCCACCGCAAACACCTCCATCCGCAAAACCTGCCTGCAGAACGGCCTGCACCTGCTGGACGCGCAGGTGCGCCATCTGGGAACCGATATTAACTATGTGGTTCTGGACAACCTGTACAATGAGCTGAAGGAGAAGGTGGACTTCTTCTTTGAAACAGCTGTGGCGTCCGTTACCCGGGAGGGAGAAGGATACCGGGTTACCCTGGAAGACGGAAAAAGCTATACGGCACCGTGCTGCGTAATTTCCGTCGGACGGAGCGGCAGCAAGTGGATGGAAGGCGTATGCCGGGATATGGGCATTCCCACCAAGAGCAACCGCGTGGATATCGGCGTGCGGGTGGAACTGCCTGCCCAGGTATTCAGCCACCTGACGGATGAACTGTATGAAAGCAAGATCGTGTACCGGACAGAGAAGTTTGAGGATCTGGTCAGGACCTTCTGCATGAATCCGCACGGCGCTGTTGTCAGCGAGAACACCAACGGAATCGTGACGGTGAACGGACACAGCTATGAGGATCCGGCCAAGCATACGGACAATACCAATTTCGCACTGCTGGTCAGCAAACATTTCTCCGAGCCCTTCAAGGATTCCAATGGCTACGGTGAGTCCATCGCCCGGCTGAGCAACATGCTGGGCGGCGGCGTTATCGTACAGCGCTTCGGAGATCTGGTGCGGGGGCGGAGAAGCACGCCCGGCAGGATCGCTGATTCCTTTGTGACGCCCACCCTGGCGGCAACGCCCGGCGATCTGAGCCTGGTGATCCCGAAACGGATCCTGGACGGCATTATTGAAATGATCTACGCCCTGGACAAGATCGCACCCGGTACGGCGAATGACGATACCCTGCTGTACGGTGTTGAGGTCAAGTTCTACAACATGGAAGTCGAACTGGATGAGAACCTGGAGACAGCCTATCCGGGCCTGTATGTGATCGGCGACGGCAGCGGCGTGACGCACAGCCTGTCCCACGCCAGCGCCAGCGGAGTACATGTGGCGAGGAGAATATTGCAGAATCTTTGA
- a CDS encoding nucleotidyltransferase family protein — translation MKILGIVAEYDPFHRGHLYHITEAKRLLSPDLVFVVLSPCVKQRGELSLLSPSDRARCALEAGADAVFSLPAAWTVRDAEHYALGAVSLLARLGATHLAFGAETPDEALLGRAADLLESPPPAFEAALKEGLSAGIGYPAAFSAALSSVLPEANGLLDRPNNTLAVCYLRAVRRLNLSLSSVIIPRKGNYHAAAVDPESPSASALREYLLQGSYTPAYQAVPEYTMQILRSRFLEGRIPDEHILDSLLLSRLRSMSDTEYSSLPDLSEGMENALRNAASVSNTRRELISALSGRRYPAARISRLCACALLGLTKEKLDTLPLPDHALLLGLRKNPEMTSLWKSLSIPVISSFAEWKNTADPADLAAWCLWAQCCRLPDTLPFTEKLVSL, via the coding sequence GTGAAGATTCTCGGCATCGTGGCTGAATACGATCCTTTCCACCGCGGACACCTGTATCATATCACGGAGGCAAAGCGCCTCCTCTCGCCTGATCTGGTCTTTGTCGTTCTCTCTCCCTGTGTCAAACAGCGCGGAGAGCTGTCGCTTCTTTCTCCCTCTGACCGGGCTCGCTGCGCGCTGGAAGCCGGCGCGGATGCTGTCTTCTCCCTGCCGGCAGCCTGGACTGTCCGGGACGCGGAGCATTATGCCCTTGGCGCTGTATCCCTGCTGGCCCGGCTGGGTGCGACCCACCTGGCTTTCGGCGCGGAAACTCCGGATGAAGCGCTTCTGGGCCGCGCCGCTGATCTGCTGGAATCCCCGCCCCCGGCTTTTGAAGCCGCGCTGAAAGAGGGTCTGTCAGCAGGCATCGGCTATCCCGCCGCTTTCTCCGCCGCGCTTTCTTCCGTGCTTCCGGAAGCGAACGGTCTTCTGGACCGTCCCAACAACACGCTGGCTGTCTGTTATCTCCGGGCGGTTCGCCGCCTGAACCTTTCCCTTTCTTCCGTCATCATACCCCGCAAGGGGAATTATCATGCCGCGGCGGTCGATCCGGAATCCCCCTCTGCTTCAGCCCTTCGGGAATACCTGCTTCAGGGCAGCTACACCCCTGCTTATCAGGCTGTACCGGAATACACCATGCAGATCCTTCGCTCCCGTTTCCTGGAAGGCCGGATTCCGGACGAACATATTCTGGACAGCCTCCTGCTTTCCCGCCTGCGTTCCATGTCCGACACGGAATACAGTTCCCTTCCGGATCTCTCTGAAGGAATGGAAAACGCGCTTCGCAATGCCGCTTCCGTTTCGAACACCCGCCGTGAACTGATCTCTGCCCTTTCCGGCAGACGCTATCCTGCGGCCCGCATCAGCCGTCTTTGCGCCTGTGCCCTTCTGGGGCTCACAAAGGAAAAGCTGGACACCTTGCCCCTTCCGGATCACGCGCTTCTGCTCGGTCTCCGGAAAAACCCGGAAATGACTTCCCTCTGGAAATCCCTTTCCATTCCTGTCATTTCTTCCTTCGCGGAATGGAAAAACACCGCTGACCCGGCCGACCTGGCCGCCTGGTGCCTCTGGGCCCAGTGCTGCCGCCTTCCCGACACGCTCCCTTTCACAGAAAAACTCGTTTCCTTATAA
- a CDS encoding acetate/propionate family kinase, with translation MKILVVNAGSSSLKYQLIDMDGEKELAKGLVERIGIEGSKLKHSAGDKKTEIVQAIPDHEAAAQLMLKILQDPEFGVIKSTDEIGAVGHRVLHGGSAFTASVIVNDAAKQAIRDCFPLGPLHNPANLMGIEACEKVMKGTPQVAVFDTAFHQTMPPKAYMYGVPKMYEEKLHVRRYGFHGTSHRYVSRRVCEFLGISPIGKKIIICHLGNGSSLSAVMDGKCQDTSMGLTPLEGLLMGTRCGSCDPAVVQFIANNPLNDDGTPVGHPISVDEVLTMMNKKSGLLGISGKSSDCRDIDDLASKGDPNAKLAQDMLIYGIKKYIGSYAAAMGGVDIIVFTAGIGENNADLRAQVIDGLEFMGAKIDPEKNKTRKEAVISADDSKVTVCVIPTNEEIMIARDTLDLVTTGKVRDN, from the coding sequence ATGAAAATTCTGGTTGTGAACGCAGGGTCCTCTTCCCTGAAATATCAGCTGATCGACATGGACGGCGAGAAAGAGCTGGCCAAAGGACTGGTTGAGCGGATCGGTATTGAAGGCAGCAAGCTGAAGCACAGCGCCGGAGACAAAAAGACCGAGATCGTGCAGGCAATTCCGGACCATGAAGCCGCTGCCCAGCTGATGCTCAAGATTCTCCAGGATCCGGAGTTCGGCGTCATCAAGAGCACTGACGAGATCGGCGCTGTTGGCCACCGGGTACTGCACGGCGGCAGCGCGTTCACGGCTTCCGTTATTGTGAACGACGCGGCCAAACAGGCCATCCGGGACTGCTTCCCGCTGGGACCGCTGCATAACCCCGCCAACCTCATGGGTATTGAAGCCTGCGAAAAGGTCATGAAGGGAACGCCCCAGGTTGCCGTGTTCGACACCGCGTTCCATCAGACCATGCCCCCGAAGGCCTATATGTACGGCGTTCCGAAGATGTATGAGGAAAAGCTGCATGTCCGCCGCTACGGCTTCCACGGCACCAGTCACCGCTATGTGAGCCGCCGGGTGTGCGAGTTCCTGGGTATCAGCCCCATCGGCAAGAAGATCATCATCTGCCACCTGGGCAACGGTTCCAGCCTGAGCGCCGTGATGGATGGCAAGTGCCAGGATACATCCATGGGCCTGACGCCTCTGGAAGGCCTGCTGATGGGCACCCGCTGCGGCAGCTGCGATCCCGCTGTGGTACAGTTCATTGCCAACAATCCCCTGAACGATGACGGCACGCCTGTGGGCCATCCGATCAGCGTGGATGAAGTGCTGACGATGATGAACAAGAAGAGCGGCCTGCTGGGCATCAGCGGCAAGAGCAGTGACTGCCGGGATATTGACGACCTGGCCAGCAAGGGAGATCCGAACGCCAAACTGGCGCAGGATATGCTGATCTACGGCATCAAGAAGTACATCGGTTCCTACGCGGCAGCCATGGGCGGAGTGGACATCATCGTGTTCACAGCCGGTATCGGCGAGAACAACGCTGACCTGCGTGCACAGGTGATCGACGGCCTGGAATTCATGGGCGCGAAGATCGATCCCGAAAAGAACAAGACCCGCAAGGAAGCCGTAATCTCCGCGGATGACAGCAAAGTGACCGTGTGCGTGATCCCCACAAACGAGGAGATCATGATCGCACGCGACACGCTGGACCTGGTTACCACCGGAAAAGTACGGGATAATTAA